The proteins below are encoded in one region of Fibrella aestuarina BUZ 2:
- a CDS encoding DNA polymerase III subunit gamma/tau, translated as MDNFVVSARKYRPATFDTVVGQGHITTTLKNAIRTNQLASAFLFCGPRGVGKTTCARILAKTINCQNLTPEVEACDQCESCVSFNQSASFNIHELDAASNNSVDDIRNLIDQVRYPPQSGNYKIYIIDEVHMLSAAAFNAFLKTLEEPPSYAIFILATTEKHKILPTILSRCQIFDFNRIQPADIAGHLASIAQKEGVTADGDSLELIAQKADGGLRDALSMFDLNVTFSPDRTLRYREVLDNLHILDYDYYFQLTDLLLTANLPQTLLVLDEILRKGFDTHQFVVGLNRHFRDLLVCKDAATVQLLQVTERVQRQYLDQAARAPLSFLLSGLSIGGQCDMNFKQAKDQRLHVELALMKLASLRDLLNWEALPEPAPSRAAGSGTMPNGVALETNGAAEKKNGGLPPDDSLTATVTDVPSPSPSVPPHTSEPEGGYQATPPVLPPPTTPSLTPPGAARSNGVAKPAIPPLPPRTTAPAAGAPLPVSTKLRSTVGIGAKPQAVETESVVVTGERPSQPFTFDELLATWRAFSALRKQQTDMASEQVILNRDLTLTGTTVRIKLDNHVQADLFTSMLPDLLIYLRQNLQNWQLQVEHVVELVETKKMIYTPQDKYNYLAEKNPALHKLRQALGLEVDY; from the coding sequence ATGGACAATTTTGTCGTCTCGGCCCGGAAATATCGTCCAGCTACCTTCGACACGGTAGTGGGGCAGGGCCATATTACCACTACGCTCAAGAACGCCATCAGGACCAATCAGTTAGCGTCGGCGTTCCTTTTTTGTGGCCCGCGTGGCGTTGGCAAAACGACCTGCGCCCGGATTCTGGCCAAAACCATCAACTGCCAAAACCTGACCCCCGAGGTAGAAGCCTGCGACCAGTGCGAGTCGTGCGTGAGCTTCAACCAAAGTGCGTCGTTCAATATTCACGAGCTGGATGCCGCGTCGAACAACTCGGTCGACGATATCCGTAACCTGATCGATCAGGTACGTTACCCGCCGCAATCGGGCAACTACAAGATTTACATTATCGATGAGGTGCACATGCTCTCGGCGGCGGCGTTCAATGCGTTTCTGAAAACGCTGGAAGAGCCGCCCAGTTACGCTATTTTCATTCTGGCGACGACCGAGAAACACAAGATTCTGCCCACGATTCTGTCGCGGTGCCAGATCTTCGACTTCAACCGGATTCAGCCCGCCGACATTGCGGGGCATCTGGCCAGTATTGCTCAGAAAGAGGGCGTAACGGCCGATGGCGATTCGCTGGAGTTGATTGCCCAGAAAGCCGATGGCGGCCTGCGCGATGCCCTGTCGATGTTCGACCTGAACGTGACGTTTTCGCCCGACCGGACGTTGCGTTACCGCGAGGTGCTCGATAACCTGCACATCCTCGATTACGATTATTACTTCCAGCTGACTGACCTGCTGCTGACGGCCAACCTGCCCCAGACCCTGCTGGTGCTCGATGAAATTTTGCGGAAAGGCTTCGATACGCATCAGTTTGTGGTGGGACTGAATCGCCATTTTCGCGATTTGCTGGTGTGCAAGGATGCCGCCACGGTGCAGTTGCTTCAGGTAACCGAACGCGTACAGCGGCAGTACCTCGATCAGGCGGCGCGGGCTCCGTTGTCGTTCCTGCTCTCGGGCCTGAGCATCGGCGGGCAGTGCGACATGAATTTCAAGCAGGCTAAAGACCAGCGGCTGCACGTCGAACTGGCCCTGATGAAGCTGGCCAGCCTTCGAGACCTGCTCAACTGGGAGGCGCTGCCCGAGCCAGCGCCGTCGCGGGCGGCGGGTTCAGGTACAATGCCAAATGGGGTAGCGCTGGAAACGAACGGCGCTGCCGAAAAAAAAAACGGTGGACTACCCCCTGACGACTCCCTGACGGCCACCGTCACCGACGTACCCAGCCCATCGCCCAGCGTACCGCCGCATACGAGCGAGCCGGAGGGAGGTTATCAGGCAACGCCGCCCGTGTTGCCCCCGCCAACTACCCCCTCGCTGACACCGCCCGGTGCCGCCCGCTCAAACGGGGTGGCCAAACCGGCCATTCCGCCGTTGCCGCCCCGTACCACCGCCCCGGCCGCCGGGGCACCGTTGCCCGTGAGCACCAAACTCCGCTCGACGGTCGGAATCGGCGCCAAGCCGCAGGCCGTAGAAACGGAATCGGTGGTTGTGACGGGCGAACGGCCCAGTCAGCCCTTTACCTTCGACGAGCTATTGGCGACCTGGCGCGCGTTCTCGGCCCTGCGTAAGCAGCAGACCGACATGGCGAGTGAGCAGGTTATCCTGAACCGGGACCTTACGCTGACGGGGACAACCGTTAGGATCAAACTGGACAATCACGTGCAGGCCGATCTGTTTACGAGTATGCTGCCCGATCTGCTGATTTATCTGCGGCAGAACCTGCAAAACTGGCAGTTGCAGGTCGAGCATGTGGTGGAGTTGGTCGAGACGAAAAAGATGATTTACACGCCGCAGGACAAATACAATTACCTGGCCGAGAAAAACCCCGCGCTGCATAAACTTCGGCAGGCACTGGGGCTGGAAGTAGATTATTAA
- a CDS encoding alpha-amylase family glycosyl hydrolase, whose product MTHHVYRFLCGLLLFGFVGSPTAATFAQLVTTDPAFPTADTEVTIVVDLKQAKDGRAAGLLGKKDDVYLWSGAGQTETGNAFEFTPANQTNFNAPFEPGKMTALGNDRWQIKLVPRTYYRVPANTPIRRLGLVVKSGDGKAQSEDFFVRIYDAKLTVSLARPTAKLLFVETNTNVPVRANVSAKSTLTLRVDGVVSASATNADSLVTNVPTGSATNTLRKVVVTAQTASEVASDSFLLYVKPTPLVANVPTGLRDGINYSPTDPTSATLVLFAPLKQYVNVISEQNDWTPVPSSLMNRTPDGSRYWLELKGLTAGQELAFQYLIDGQVATGDPYSDKILDRNNDSFLTSTYSGLKPFPTKANGQIVSLLQTGQTPYPWKVASFTRPDAKNMVVYELLVRDFVSTRQYKTVIDSLPYLKRLGVNAIELMPIMEFSGNDSWGYNPIYYFAPDKAYGTKNDLKAFVDKCHENGIAVILDMVLNQADYEFPYVKMYWNGDKPSADSPFFNQQATHPFSVFFDFNHESPATQAFVQRVNQYWLQEYKFDGFRFDLSKGFTQKNSGGDVNAWSAYDASRVAIWKRIYNEIRAYDKSAYVLLEHFADNTEEKELADYGMLFWGNHNYNYRFAAKGVVNGRDDNFDWISYKLRGWNNPNIVGYMESHDEERLLFDVQRNGSANGSYNTKDPATALERAKLAAALFLSVPGPKLIWQFGELGYDVSIEENGRTGAKPIRWEYLRDANRAKLLRVYQELIRLKMNVPAFQTTNYNFVANTPVKSLTLTGTDQKAVVMGNFDLQDNVVALNLPQAGLWYDYFTGRAVRSDTTISMKPGQWHVFTTNRLPTPEAGLVPWSLAPAAPPILATEPQPALTISPNPTADLATLSWESTYRGPITVSVSNLAGRVVQTAVVEKTAQTLRHTISLRSQPTGLFLITVQTSEGVTVKKVLKE is encoded by the coding sequence ATGACGCATCACGTTTACCGATTTCTTTGTGGGCTACTCCTGTTTGGATTCGTTGGTAGCCCAACGGCGGCCACCTTTGCTCAACTCGTTACGACTGACCCCGCTTTTCCAACCGCTGATACTGAGGTTACCATTGTTGTCGATTTAAAACAGGCAAAGGACGGCCGCGCGGCGGGCCTCCTGGGCAAAAAAGACGACGTATATTTATGGTCGGGCGCCGGCCAGACCGAAACAGGCAATGCCTTTGAGTTTACGCCCGCCAACCAGACCAATTTTAACGCGCCGTTTGAGCCCGGCAAAATGACCGCCCTGGGCAACGATCGCTGGCAGATTAAACTCGTGCCGCGTACCTATTACCGGGTACCGGCCAACACGCCCATCCGGCGGCTGGGGCTGGTCGTTAAAAGCGGCGACGGCAAAGCGCAGAGCGAAGATTTTTTCGTGCGGATTTACGACGCGAAACTGACGGTCAGCCTGGCCCGACCAACGGCCAAACTCCTGTTCGTCGAAACCAACACCAACGTACCGGTACGGGCCAACGTGTCGGCCAAGTCGACCCTGACCCTGCGCGTCGACGGAGTCGTCTCGGCCTCAGCGACCAACGCCGACTCACTGGTCACGAACGTACCGACGGGATCGGCCACCAACACCCTGCGTAAAGTGGTCGTGACCGCACAGACCGCCTCTGAGGTGGCCAGCGATTCGTTTCTGCTCTATGTGAAACCCACGCCGCTGGTTGCCAACGTACCGACGGGCCTGCGCGACGGCATCAACTACAGCCCCACTGACCCGACGAGTGCGACGCTCGTGCTGTTTGCCCCGCTGAAGCAGTACGTCAACGTGATCAGCGAACAAAACGACTGGACGCCCGTACCGTCGTCGCTTATGAACCGCACGCCCGACGGCAGCCGCTATTGGCTCGAACTTAAAGGGCTGACGGCCGGTCAGGAACTCGCGTTTCAGTACCTGATCGACGGGCAGGTAGCTACCGGCGATCCCTACAGCGACAAGATCCTCGACCGCAACAACGATTCGTTCCTGACGAGCACGTACTCAGGCCTGAAACCCTTCCCGACCAAAGCCAACGGACAGATCGTATCGTTGCTGCAAACGGGCCAAACACCGTATCCCTGGAAAGTCGCGTCGTTTACCCGGCCCGACGCTAAAAACATGGTCGTGTATGAGCTGCTCGTGCGCGATTTTGTGAGCACCCGCCAGTATAAAACGGTCATCGACTCACTGCCTTACCTGAAACGGCTGGGCGTCAATGCCATCGAACTGATGCCGATCATGGAGTTTTCAGGCAACGATTCGTGGGGCTACAATCCTATTTATTACTTCGCACCCGACAAGGCTTACGGGACTAAGAACGACCTGAAAGCCTTTGTCGATAAATGCCACGAAAACGGGATCGCCGTGATCCTCGACATGGTGCTGAACCAGGCCGACTACGAATTCCCGTATGTGAAGATGTATTGGAACGGCGACAAACCCTCGGCCGATAGTCCGTTCTTCAATCAGCAGGCGACGCACCCGTTCAGCGTCTTTTTCGACTTCAACCACGAGAGCCCCGCCACCCAGGCTTTCGTGCAGCGCGTGAATCAGTACTGGCTCCAGGAATACAAATTCGACGGCTTCCGGTTCGATTTGTCGAAAGGCTTTACGCAGAAAAATTCGGGCGGCGACGTCAACGCCTGGAGTGCCTACGACGCCAGCCGCGTCGCCATCTGGAAACGGATTTACAACGAAATTCGGGCCTATGATAAAAGCGCCTACGTGCTGCTCGAACACTTTGCCGACAATACCGAAGAGAAAGAACTCGCCGACTACGGCATGCTCTTCTGGGGCAACCACAATTACAATTACCGCTTTGCCGCCAAGGGCGTCGTCAATGGCCGCGACGATAACTTCGACTGGATTTCGTACAAGCTACGCGGCTGGAACAACCCGAACATTGTGGGCTACATGGAAAGCCACGACGAAGAGCGGCTGCTGTTCGACGTACAGCGCAACGGCTCCGCCAACGGCAGCTACAACACCAAAGACCCGGCCACGGCCCTTGAGCGGGCCAAGCTTGCTGCCGCCCTGTTCCTGAGCGTGCCCGGCCCCAAACTCATCTGGCAATTTGGCGAGCTGGGTTATGACGTCAGCATCGAAGAAAACGGCCGCACGGGTGCCAAACCCATTCGTTGGGAATACCTCCGCGACGCTAACCGGGCCAAGCTGCTGCGCGTGTATCAGGAGCTGATCCGGCTGAAAATGAACGTACCTGCGTTCCAGACGACCAACTACAATTTCGTCGCCAACACGCCTGTCAAAAGCCTGACGCTGACCGGCACCGACCAGAAGGCCGTAGTGATGGGTAACTTCGATTTGCAGGACAATGTGGTGGCGCTAAACCTGCCGCAGGCGGGCCTCTGGTACGATTACTTTACGGGGCGGGCCGTTCGGTCTGACACCACCATCTCGATGAAACCGGGGCAGTGGCACGTGTTCACCACCAACCGCCTCCCCACGCCTGAGGCCGGCCTCGTGCCCTGGTCGCTGGCGCCCGCCGCCCCGCCCATTCTGGCGACCGAACCGCAACCGGCGCTGACGATCTCGCCTAACCCAACCGCCGACCTCGCCACCCTGAGTTGGGAAAGCACCTACCGCGGGCCCATTACGGTGTCGGTTAGCAACCTGGCTGGCCGTGTGGTACAGACGGCCGTCGTCGAGAAAACCGCCCAGACCCTGCGGCACACCATCAGCCTGCGGAGCCAGCCCACTGGTCTCTTCCTGATCACGGTACAAACGAGTGAGGGCGTTACCGTCAAAAAAGTGTTGAAGGAATAA
- a CDS encoding ATP-binding protein, whose product MQTNSSGSSSVTNLLDVLPDGAIWLLPATAEAERLPVFDVAFANKQVRHFIAETVSVDAATEPTAGKTELVADWLTNHTKQIQQTYLSGEPMSYALFDSTKQQWLSVHLSRYQEGLLVLIRNATNVKITPGSPNVTDDLADITERKLQEVLDFSQTGFFVFTPVYNDEGEHVDFRFATINRMVASLIGQTPDVLTGAIASDWFISYHETGLFHYYKHTFDTGKTQRFDIHYNVDGLDRWFDVQCSKYKESVLVTFTDFTLLKQAQQALEQQVIENQQQAALLNSILDSSDSGIIAFASIREPSRNNEIVDFTFVVANKACVGLLHKTMDEMIGKTLLTIFPGNVETGLFDLYKHTAETGEPGRTEVYYNHDGLDFWLAISTHQLGDGFVVTFTDISAHKQANQAAEKYAEELVTAFDTSQTGMFLFLPVYNEQGELTDFRFKVANRQLGSYVGQEPARLAGELGSKWFPDYLTNGLFDSYRKAYITGRTQRFNFHYDGSGIDAWLDIMASKLGDQVLVTFTDFTHLKQLQEQLENSVADLRRTNANLEQFAYVASHDLQEPLRKIQSFGNVLKETYSESLGLQGADLIARMQQSSERMSTLIHDLLAYSRLTTKRDGKQPVDLQTLLNQVLDDLIVPLTESGAEVEVGPLPIVSGHQMQLQQLLQNLLTNAIKFRRDGVKPVVRISVKKVPATALPDSARPVRLANMYVCLRVQDNGIGFEEKYAERIFQVFQRLHGRSQYAGTGIGLAIVQKVVENHGGTVIASSQPGEGATFSVYLPA is encoded by the coding sequence ATGCAGACCAACTCAAGTGGCAGTTCGTCTGTGACGAACCTGCTCGATGTACTACCCGATGGAGCGATATGGTTATTGCCTGCTACTGCTGAGGCCGAACGCTTACCCGTTTTTGATGTCGCTTTTGCCAATAAACAGGTTCGCCACTTTATTGCTGAAACCGTATCCGTTGACGCTGCAACGGAACCAACTGCCGGAAAGACTGAGCTGGTAGCTGATTGGCTGACCAATCACACCAAGCAAATTCAGCAAACGTACCTGTCGGGCGAGCCAATGAGTTATGCGCTGTTTGACAGCACAAAACAACAGTGGTTATCGGTTCACTTGTCCCGCTATCAGGAAGGCCTATTAGTGCTCATCCGTAACGCAACAAACGTAAAAATAACCCCTGGCTCCCCCAACGTAACTGACGATTTAGCCGATATAACTGAGCGTAAATTACAGGAGGTTCTGGATTTTTCGCAAACGGGCTTTTTTGTCTTTACACCTGTATATAATGATGAAGGCGAACACGTCGATTTTCGGTTTGCTACCATCAACCGAATGGTGGCCAGCTTGATTGGTCAGACCCCGGATGTATTGACTGGGGCAATCGCCTCCGATTGGTTTATCAGTTATCACGAAACGGGGCTGTTTCATTACTACAAGCACACCTTTGATACTGGAAAAACTCAACGGTTTGATATTCACTATAATGTGGATGGGCTTGATCGTTGGTTCGATGTACAATGTTCAAAGTATAAAGAATCTGTTTTAGTAACGTTTACAGACTTTACGCTACTCAAGCAGGCGCAGCAAGCGCTTGAACAACAGGTTATTGAAAACCAACAGCAGGCCGCTTTGCTCAATAGTATACTTGATAGTTCGGACAGTGGGATAATTGCGTTTGCCTCCATTCGTGAGCCGTCGCGAAATAACGAGATCGTCGATTTTACGTTTGTCGTTGCCAATAAAGCCTGCGTGGGCCTGCTGCACAAAACGATGGACGAAATGATTGGCAAGACGTTGCTGACAATTTTTCCGGGGAATGTAGAAACGGGTTTGTTTGATCTGTATAAACACACCGCCGAAACCGGCGAACCGGGCCGGACGGAAGTCTATTATAATCATGATGGACTCGACTTCTGGCTGGCGATTTCGACGCACCAACTGGGCGATGGTTTTGTGGTTACATTTACCGATATATCGGCACATAAACAGGCGAATCAGGCCGCCGAAAAATATGCCGAAGAACTCGTTACAGCCTTCGATACCTCGCAGACCGGTATGTTTCTTTTTCTGCCCGTCTATAATGAGCAGGGTGAGTTAACGGATTTTCGATTCAAGGTGGCCAATCGCCAACTTGGTAGCTACGTGGGGCAGGAGCCAGCCCGATTAGCGGGCGAGCTGGGCAGCAAATGGTTTCCCGATTACCTCACAAACGGGCTTTTCGACAGTTATCGAAAAGCCTATATAACCGGACGTACCCAGCGGTTCAATTTCCACTACGACGGCTCGGGTATCGACGCCTGGCTCGACATCATGGCCAGCAAACTGGGTGATCAGGTGCTGGTGACGTTTACCGATTTTACGCACCTGAAACAGCTACAGGAACAATTGGAAAATTCGGTAGCCGACCTGCGCCGGACCAACGCCAATCTGGAGCAGTTTGCGTATGTAGCCAGCCACGATTTGCAGGAGCCTCTTCGGAAAATTCAGTCGTTCGGCAACGTGCTGAAAGAAACGTATAGCGAGTCGCTGGGACTACAGGGCGCCGATCTGATCGCCCGGATGCAGCAATCGTCCGAGCGGATGTCGACGCTGATTCATGATTTGCTAGCCTATTCACGGCTCACAACCAAGCGCGATGGTAAACAACCCGTTGACCTGCAAACGCTGCTGAATCAGGTGCTTGATGATCTGATTGTGCCGCTGACCGAGTCGGGCGCCGAGGTAGAGGTGGGGCCGCTGCCGATCGTCAGTGGACACCAGATGCAACTGCAGCAACTGTTGCAGAACCTGCTGACCAACGCCATTAAGTTTCGCCGCGACGGTGTGAAACCCGTTGTCCGGATCTCAGTAAAAAAAGTGCCTGCCACCGCCTTACCTGACTCGGCCCGCCCCGTCCGGCTCGCCAACATGTACGTCTGTCTGCGGGTGCAGGACAACGGAATCGGTTTCGAAGAGAAGTATGCTGAGCGTATTTTTCAGGTCTTTCAGCGCCTCCATGGCCGTAGCCAGTATGCTGGTACGGGCATTGGGCTGGCCATTGTGCAGAAAGTCGTTGAAAACCACGGGGGCACTGTAATTGCCAGTAGCCAGCCGGGTGAAGGGGCTACGTTTTCGGTCTACCTGCCCGCCTGA
- a CDS encoding sugar kinase produces the protein MKVITFGEVMLRLSPPGQHRFSQATTFDMAFGGTEANVAVALAQWGVDVHHITSFPTNALGDAAVAHLRKAGVDTRYVQRGAGRMGLYFLEHGAASRASQVVYDRADSAFSRLTADSVDWETVFVDADGVVADWFHWTGITPAISAGTAACLLKGIETANRLGVPVSGDPVYRSNLWQYGQTPQDVLPELTAGCTLLLGNAGLFSYLYGINATTNEAAAQEMMTRFPRLRYVTDTVRESVSASHNRLSAWLYDGVETVSTPLFDVQPIIDRIGTGDAFMAGLIYGLLHGEQSLTEALTFGVAASVLKHTIPGDVLLATPSEIDDIAAGNLSGKIKR, from the coding sequence ATGAAAGTAATTACGTTTGGTGAGGTCATGTTGCGGCTCAGTCCGCCGGGCCAGCATCGCTTTAGTCAGGCCACGACCTTCGATATGGCCTTCGGAGGTACCGAAGCCAACGTAGCCGTTGCGCTGGCCCAATGGGGCGTCGACGTGCATCATATCACCAGTTTTCCAACTAATGCCCTCGGCGACGCCGCCGTAGCTCACCTGCGTAAGGCGGGCGTCGACACGCGCTATGTACAGCGGGGGGCCGGGCGGATGGGCCTTTATTTTCTGGAACACGGCGCCGCGAGCCGGGCAAGTCAGGTGGTGTACGACCGAGCAGATTCGGCGTTTTCCCGCTTAACCGCCGACAGTGTCGATTGGGAAACCGTCTTTGTCGATGCCGACGGCGTTGTGGCCGACTGGTTTCACTGGACGGGCATCACACCCGCCATTTCGGCTGGTACGGCGGCCTGTTTGCTGAAAGGCATCGAAACCGCCAACCGCCTGGGTGTGCCCGTATCGGGCGACCCGGTATACCGAAGCAATCTCTGGCAATATGGCCAGACACCGCAGGACGTACTGCCCGAGCTGACGGCCGGCTGTACGCTGCTGCTGGGGAACGCCGGTCTGTTTTCATATCTGTATGGCATCAACGCCACCACCAACGAAGCCGCTGCCCAGGAAATGATGACCCGTTTTCCGCGCCTCAGGTACGTTACCGACACCGTTCGGGAGTCGGTGAGTGCCTCGCACAACCGGCTGTCGGCCTGGCTGTATGATGGTGTTGAAACGGTATCGACGCCCCTCTTCGACGTGCAGCCCATCATTGACCGGATCGGCACCGGCGACGCCTTCATGGCGGGCCTCATCTACGGGCTGTTGCACGGCGAACAATCCCTGACCGAAGCCCTTACTTTTGGTGTGGCAGCATCGGTGCTGAAACATACCATCCCCGGCGACGTGTTGCTGGCCACCCCGTCGGAGATCGACGACATCGCCGCCGGTAACCTCTCGGGTAAGATCAAACGCTAA
- a CDS encoding thiol-disulfide oxidoreductase DCC family protein produces the protein MTNQPVLLFDGVCNLCNGAVQFVIRHDQAGYFRFASLQSEAGQALLQQFNLPTDQFDSFVYVADGRCYTESTAALLVARHLGGAWPLLYGLRIVPRVIRDGVYRWVARNRYRLFGKREACMLPSPALQQRFLA, from the coding sequence ATGACTAACCAACCGGTGCTGTTGTTCGATGGGGTCTGCAACCTGTGCAATGGGGCGGTGCAGTTCGTGATTCGGCACGACCAGGCGGGCTATTTCCGCTTTGCCTCGCTTCAGTCAGAGGCCGGGCAGGCGCTGTTGCAGCAGTTTAACCTGCCCACCGACCAGTTCGACTCGTTTGTGTACGTGGCCGATGGTCGCTGCTACACCGAGTCGACGGCGGCGTTGCTGGTGGCGCGCCACCTGGGTGGGGCCTGGCCCTTGCTCTACGGATTACGGATCGTCCCGCGTGTTATCCGGGATGGGGTGTACCGGTGGGTAGCGCGGAACCGCTACCGGCTGTTTGGCAAACGGGAGGCCTGTATGCTCCCGTCGCCCGCTTTACAGCAACGATTTCTGGCTTAG
- a CDS encoding bifunctional 4-hydroxy-2-oxoglutarate aldolase/2-dehydro-3-deoxy-phosphogluconate aldolase yields MTPRLTVYQTILDTPVVPVFFHADLDTCRSILQTAYRAGIRAFEFTNRGDFAHELFGELVKLARREMPGLVMGAGTILDAPTAALYVQLGANFIVAPTFSEEVARFCNRRRVAYMPGCATLTEISRAEEWGVEFVKLFPGDGLGPGFVKALHGPMPQTRVMVTGGVEPTPESLTKWFSAGVSAVGIGSQLFAKELIQAGAFAQLEEQIRQTVDFTKTLRQS; encoded by the coding sequence ATGACGCCTCGCCTCACAGTTTACCAGACCATCCTCGACACACCCGTTGTGCCGGTCTTTTTCCACGCCGACCTCGACACCTGCCGGTCTATTTTGCAAACCGCGTATCGGGCGGGCATCCGGGCTTTCGAATTCACCAACCGGGGCGACTTTGCCCACGAGCTGTTTGGCGAACTGGTGAAACTGGCCCGGCGCGAGATGCCCGGCCTGGTGATGGGTGCCGGCACAATCCTCGACGCACCCACGGCAGCGCTGTACGTGCAGCTTGGCGCCAATTTCATCGTTGCCCCGACGTTCAGCGAAGAGGTAGCCCGCTTCTGCAATCGCCGTCGGGTAGCTTACATGCCCGGTTGCGCGACACTCACCGAAATCAGCCGGGCCGAAGAATGGGGCGTCGAATTCGTAAAGCTATTCCCGGGCGATGGCCTCGGACCGGGTTTTGTGAAAGCCCTGCACGGTCCTATGCCCCAAACGCGGGTGATGGTCACGGGCGGCGTTGAACCCACCCCTGAGAGCCTGACCAAATGGTTCAGCGCGGGTGTTTCGGCCGTAGGCATTGGTTCTCAACTGTTTGCCAAAGAACTGATCCAGGCGGGGGCGTTTGCTCAGCTTGAGGAGCAGATACGCCAAACGGTCGATTTTACGAAGACGCTGCGCCAGTCGTAA
- a CDS encoding tagaturonate reductase, translating to MNRLSAPLAPAPTLPERVLQFGTGVLLRGLVDYLIDRANKQGVFNGSIVIVKSTGNDVSEFAEQDNRYTVWTRGIENGQPIDQSTVVTAVSRVLAAQTQWDDILALARKPSLQVIVSNTTEVGLQYVEESLFENVPQSFPAKLTAFLYERFKNAGGSRKMGLVVVPTELIPDNGLRLREAVERTAKHNELGKLFMKWLKFHVRFCNSLVDRIVTGRPDSETAAAFAQKAGYDDQLLIATEPYHLWAIEGDDRVKTMLSFAQASPDAVLIDEDINFYRERKLRLLNGTHTFMTPLSYLLGNVTVEEAMKHPKVGPLVEQLMHDDIIPTIPADALGDEGPTALADFANAVLDRFRNPFNEHFLLNITLQQTAKMQMRNVATLQRAVALSGTVPDRMALCFAAYLLFMRAARQTESGEFVGEVTVPDGDVVYPIRDEKAGYFYEKWQAVDSNQPGSISTFVQTVLADQSLWQADLTTLPGFTEQVTTYLTTMLTKEVDAAL from the coding sequence ATGAATCGACTGTCTGCACCGCTGGCTCCCGCCCCCACTCTTCCCGAACGTGTTCTCCAATTTGGTACCGGCGTTTTGCTGCGCGGCCTCGTCGACTACCTCATCGACCGGGCCAATAAGCAAGGTGTATTCAACGGCTCGATCGTCATCGTTAAATCGACGGGTAACGACGTCAGTGAGTTCGCCGAGCAGGACAACCGGTACACCGTCTGGACGCGGGGCATTGAGAACGGTCAGCCCATTGATCAGTCGACGGTCGTAACGGCCGTTAGCCGGGTGTTGGCGGCGCAAACCCAGTGGGACGATATTCTGGCCCTAGCCCGCAAGCCGTCGCTTCAGGTGATTGTGTCGAACACCACCGAAGTGGGGTTGCAATACGTCGAGGAAAGCCTGTTTGAAAACGTACCGCAGTCGTTTCCGGCCAAGCTGACGGCCTTCCTGTACGAACGCTTCAAAAACGCGGGTGGCTCACGGAAGATGGGCCTGGTTGTGGTACCTACGGAGCTGATTCCCGACAACGGCCTGCGCCTGCGCGAAGCCGTTGAGCGCACCGCGAAGCACAATGAACTAGGCAAGCTGTTCATGAAATGGCTGAAATTCCACGTTCGGTTCTGTAACTCGCTGGTCGATCGGATCGTAACGGGCAGACCTGATAGCGAAACGGCCGCCGCTTTTGCCCAGAAGGCCGGTTACGACGACCAACTGCTTATTGCGACGGAGCCCTACCACCTTTGGGCCATCGAAGGCGACGACCGCGTGAAGACGATGCTTTCGTTTGCGCAGGCCAGCCCCGACGCTGTTCTGATCGACGAGGACATCAATTTTTACCGGGAGCGTAAACTGCGCCTGCTCAACGGCACCCACACGTTCATGACGCCCCTGAGCTACCTGCTTGGCAACGTGACCGTGGAAGAGGCCATGAAGCACCCGAAAGTGGGGCCGCTGGTGGAGCAGTTGATGCACGACGACATCATCCCGACCATCCCGGCCGATGCCCTTGGCGACGAAGGTCCCACGGCCCTCGCTGACTTCGCCAATGCTGTCCTTGACCGGTTTCGTAACCCGTTCAACGAGCACTTCCTGCTGAATATCACGCTGCAGCAAACGGCCAAGATGCAGATGCGGAACGTGGCGACGCTTCAGCGCGCGGTGGCGCTGTCGGGTACCGTCCCCGACCGGATGGCGCTTTGCTTTGCCGCTTACCTGCTTTTCATGCGGGCCGCCCGCCAGACGGAGTCGGGTGAGTTTGTGGGGGAAGTGACCGTACCGGATGGCGACGTCGTTTACCCAATCCGGGACGAAAAAGCGGGCTATTTCTACGAAAAATGGCAGGCTGTCGACTCAAACCAACCCGGCTCGATCAGTACGTTCGTGCAGACCGTATTGGCCGACCAATCGCTTTGGCAGGCCGACCTGACCACGCTGCCGGGCTTTACTGAGCAGGTGACCACGTACCTGACCACTATGCTAACGAAGGAAGTGGACGCCGCACTCTAA